AGTACGGCAAGGCCGCCACACCACCTGTGCCCCCCTCCAACTCGCCGGAGGAGGCGCTCGGAAATACGGCCGGAGAGGAGAGCGCTGCAGCCTGCAGTGTCTCCGACTTCACAAGCCGCACCGGCAGCGCGCTGGTCCAGCAGATCAAGGCGTCCACGCTCGACTGCGTCAACACGCTGTTCAACCTGACCGGAAACGACGCCTACTACGCCTTCCGCGAGGCGCAGATGAGCACCGTCGCCTACGCCCTGCGTGACGGTTCGGCGTCGTACCCCGGCGACTCCAGCACCGGTATGCCGCAGCTCGTGCTCTACCTGCGCGCCGGCTACTACGTCCACTACTACAACGCCGGCACGGTCGGCTCCTACGGCAGCGGCCTGCAGACCGCCATCCGCGCGGGACTCGACGCCTTTTTCGCCAGCGCCCACTCCCGCGACGTCACGGACGCCAACGGCGAGACGCTCTCCGAGGCCGTCACGCTGATCGACAGTGCCGAGGAGAACGCCCGCTACATCTACGTCGTCAAGCGGATGCTGGCGGACTACAACTCCTCCTGGAACACCTCCTGGGGGATGCTCAACGCGATCAACAACGTCTACACCGTGACCTTCCGCGGCCACCAGGTACCCGCGTTCGTCACCGCAGTCCAGTCCGACCCCAGCCTGGTCGACGCGCTCTACAGCTTCGCCTCCGGCCACGTGTCGCTGCTGGGGACGGACCAGTCCTATCTGACGTCCAACGCCGGGCGAGAGCTCGGCAGGTTTCTGCAGCATCCTGCACTGCAGTCGAAGGTCCGCCCTCTGGCCAACGGTCTGCTGACCGCCAGCTCGATCAAGGGCATTACCGCACCGCTCTGGGTCGGCGTGGCCGAGATGACCGACTACTACGACAAGGCCAACTGCTCCTACTACGGCACCTGCGACCTGCAGTCGCAGCTGGCGAACTCGGTACTTACGGTGACCTACCCCTGCAGCTCCAGCATCACCATCAAGGCCCAGCAGATGACCTCGACCGAGCTGTCGTCGAGCTGCTCCAGCCTGCGCAGCCAGGACGCGTACTTCCACAACATCGTCCGTGACGACGGCCCGGTCGCCAACGACAGCAACAGCGCCATCGAGGTCGTGGTCTTCGACTCCAGCACCGACTACCAGACCTACGCGGGCGCCATGTACGGAATCGACACCAACAACGGCGGCATGTACCTGGAGGGAGACCCGGCGGCGGCCGGCAATCAGCCCCGGTTCATCGCCTACGAGGCCGAGTGGGTGCGCCCGACCTTTCAGATCTGGAACCTCAACCACGAGTACACGCACTACCTCGACGGCCGCTTCGACATGTACGGCGACTTCGACGCCAACCTCACCACCCCGACCATCTGGTGGATCGAAGGCTTCGCGGAATACGTCTCCTACTCCTACCGCGGTGTCCCCTACGCCGAGGCGATGACGGAGGCGGGCCGTCGCACCTACACCCTGAGCACCCTCTTCGACACCACCTACAGCAACGACAC
Above is a window of Streptomyces subrutilus DNA encoding:
- a CDS encoding collagenase; translation: MRTSLVRRSLGAALPLTLTLAMGIGLLTQPAGATENTEPAARITAEGPDRAEPAPVGRHTAAETEHVAKGRLKASQLPPLAASKDALKEEYGKAATPPVPPSNSPEEALGNTAGEESAAACSVSDFTSRTGSALVQQIKASTLDCVNTLFNLTGNDAYYAFREAQMSTVAYALRDGSASYPGDSSTGMPQLVLYLRAGYYVHYYNAGTVGSYGSGLQTAIRAGLDAFFASAHSRDVTDANGETLSEAVTLIDSAEENARYIYVVKRMLADYNSSWNTSWGMLNAINNVYTVTFRGHQVPAFVTAVQSDPSLVDALYSFASGHVSLLGTDQSYLTSNAGRELGRFLQHPALQSKVRPLANGLLTASSIKGITAPLWVGVAEMTDYYDKANCSYYGTCDLQSQLANSVLTVTYPCSSSITIKAQQMTSTELSSSCSSLRSQDAYFHNIVRDDGPVANDSNSAIEVVVFDSSTDYQTYAGAMYGIDTNNGGMYLEGDPAAAGNQPRFIAYEAEWVRPTFQIWNLNHEYTHYLDGRFDMYGDFDANLTTPTIWWIEGFAEYVSYSYRGVPYAEAMTEAGRRTYTLSTLFDTTYSNDTTRIYRWGYLASRYMIENHRADMDTVLGYYRSGNWSAARTYLTSTIGTRYNNDWNTWLAGCAAGKCGGGTNPPGNQAPTAAFTTAVQGLKAAFTDQSTDADGTIASRSWNFGDGTTSTTTSPSKTYSSAGTYTVKLTVTDDKGATATATRTVTVGSGGDTGTECTGTDARELGQDCQRSNQSATAGNYAYLYLYVPAGTTQLKITSTGGTGDADLYYSHSGWPGTTSYTQRSTGAGNSHTLTIANPPAGANYISLYAVNSFSGVTVTTGY